One part of the Nostoc sp. PCC 7120 = FACHB-418 genome encodes these proteins:
- a CDS encoding folate/biopterin family MFS transporter, producing MLIDSSGLSKVKDSVRKQIFFGNEPSAELIAILSVYFVQGILGLARLAVSFFLKDELLLSPVQVSALMGIVALPWMVKPLFGFVSDGLPIFGYRRRPYLVLSGILGAISWISLATIVHTSWAATVAIALGSLSVAVSDVIVDSLVVERAREESVAHVGSLQALCWGASAFGGLITAYFSGLLLEHFTTRTVFGITASFPLIVSGVAWLIAESPVSKDGSGNTNLLSVKHQLQQLRQAFTQKSIWLPTAFVFIWQATPTADSAFFFFSTNELHFEPEFLGRVRLVTSLASLIGVWIFQRFLKSVSFRLIFGWSTVISAVLGMTMLLLVTHTNRALGIDDRWFSLGDSLILTVMGQIAYMPVLVLSARLCPPGVEATLFALLMSVFNLAGMVSYEAGAIIMHWLGITETNFDLLWLLVLITNLSTLLPLPFLNWLPSDDAEIETQALAPASANTQVSNLVPELRLREAEPRTESS from the coding sequence ATGCTGATTGACTCCTCTGGCTTGTCCAAGGTCAAAGACTCAGTAAGAAAACAAATTTTCTTCGGTAATGAACCTAGTGCCGAATTAATTGCCATCCTTAGCGTCTATTTTGTCCAAGGGATTTTAGGCCTGGCGCGTCTAGCCGTCAGCTTTTTCCTCAAAGATGAATTGTTGTTAAGTCCTGTTCAGGTATCGGCATTAATGGGAATTGTTGCCTTACCTTGGATGGTTAAGCCATTATTTGGCTTTGTTTCAGACGGCTTACCGATATTCGGCTACCGTCGCCGACCATACCTAGTGTTATCAGGGATACTGGGGGCAATTTCTTGGATCAGTTTGGCCACAATAGTTCATACTAGCTGGGCAGCTACCGTGGCGATCGCTCTTGGTTCTCTATCTGTTGCGGTGAGTGATGTGATAGTTGACTCCCTAGTTGTGGAACGTGCCAGAGAAGAATCAGTGGCTCATGTTGGTTCACTACAAGCATTATGTTGGGGAGCTTCTGCCTTTGGCGGTTTGATTACTGCCTACTTCAGTGGGTTGCTACTGGAGCATTTCACAACCCGTACTGTATTTGGGATTACAGCCTCATTTCCCCTCATAGTCTCAGGGGTCGCTTGGTTGATTGCTGAGTCTCCCGTTAGTAAAGATGGGAGTGGTAATACTAACCTCCTCAGTGTCAAGCATCAACTACAGCAACTGCGCCAAGCATTCACCCAAAAAAGTATTTGGCTACCCACTGCATTCGTATTTATTTGGCAAGCCACACCAACTGCTGACTCAGCCTTTTTCTTCTTCAGCACCAATGAACTCCACTTTGAACCAGAGTTTTTAGGGCGAGTGCGTTTAGTTACTAGTCTGGCATCTTTGATTGGTGTTTGGATTTTTCAACGTTTCTTAAAAAGTGTCTCTTTCCGGCTAATTTTTGGTTGGAGTACGGTCATTTCCGCAGTTTTGGGCATGACCATGCTATTGCTGGTGACACACACAAATCGGGCTTTGGGTATAGACGACCGTTGGTTTAGTTTGGGTGATAGCCTCATTCTCACAGTGATGGGACAAATTGCTTATATGCCAGTTTTGGTACTCTCTGCCAGACTTTGCCCCCCTGGTGTAGAAGCCACATTATTTGCCTTGTTGATGTCAGTCTTTAATTTAGCAGGCATGGTTTCTTACGAAGCGGGAGCCATCATCATGCACTGGCTAGGAATTACTGAAACTAACTTTGATTTACTTTGGCTTTTGGTATTAATTACTAACTTGAGTACACTATTACCATTGCCGTTTCTCAACTGGCTACCATCCGATGATGCAGAAATAGAAACCCAGGCATTAGCACCAGCTTCAGCTAATACTCAAGTGTCCAATTTAGTTCCGGAATTAAGGTTGCGAGAAGCAGAACCCAGAACCGAAAGTAGTTGA
- a CDS encoding beta-ketoacyl-ACP synthase: MIEVVITGIGLVSALGKSLEESWQGLIAGKSGIKWHQPFPELPPLPLGLIGEKPTSLHSLTQVVVDAAIKDAGLVPPLTDCALVIGSSRGYQGSWEKLARQIYTGDDSADEAEKLENWLDVLPHMNTIAAARQIGATGAVIAPMAACATGIWAIAQAAILIQTGQYQRVIAGATEAAITPLTLSGFQQMGALAKTGAYPFDLQREGLVLGEGAAVFVLESRQLAKKRKAKIYGQILGFGLINDAYHSTQLEPEGKGAIASIQQCLARSQLTLTDIDYIHAHGTATQLNDRVESQVIKHLFPSKVAVSSTKGSTGHTLGASGALGVAFSLLALEQKIIPPCVGFQEPEFDLNIVKTAQHSQIQQVLCLSFGFGGQNAAIALGRGNDNWG; encoded by the coding sequence ATGATTGAAGTTGTCATTACTGGTATTGGGCTAGTTTCAGCCTTGGGTAAGAGCCTAGAGGAGAGTTGGCAAGGTTTAATTGCAGGCAAGTCTGGAATAAAATGGCATCAACCATTTCCAGAGTTACCACCTCTACCTTTAGGCTTAATTGGTGAAAAGCCGACTAGTTTGCACAGCTTGACTCAGGTGGTGGTGGATGCGGCAATCAAAGATGCGGGGTTAGTACCACCTTTAACTGATTGTGCGCTAGTCATTGGTTCTAGTCGCGGTTATCAAGGATCGTGGGAAAAACTAGCACGGCAAATATATACTGGTGATGATTCTGCGGATGAGGCAGAAAAATTAGAGAATTGGTTAGATGTTTTACCCCACATGAATACGATCGCCGCAGCGCGACAAATTGGGGCGACAGGGGCAGTTATAGCACCGATGGCGGCTTGTGCTACCGGAATTTGGGCGATCGCTCAAGCCGCAATTCTTATCCAGACAGGGCAATATCAACGCGTCATTGCTGGAGCCACGGAAGCAGCAATTACACCCTTAACCTTGTCAGGGTTTCAACAAATGGGAGCTTTAGCCAAAACCGGAGCTTACCCCTTTGATTTACAGCGTGAAGGTTTAGTTTTAGGTGAAGGGGCTGCTGTATTTGTCTTGGAATCCAGACAATTAGCAAAAAAACGTAAAGCCAAGATTTATGGTCAAATTTTGGGTTTTGGCTTGATAAATGATGCTTATCATAGTACTCAATTAGAGCCGGAGGGGAAGGGGGCGATCGCATCTATTCAGCAATGTTTAGCTCGGAGTCAGCTAACATTGACTGATATCGATTACATTCATGCTCACGGTACAGCTACTCAGCTCAATGACAGAGTAGAAAGTCAAGTAATCAAACATTTATTTCCCTCAAAAGTAGCAGTCAGTTCTACCAAAGGCAGTACAGGCCATACTTTAGGCGCATCAGGCGCATTAGGAGTGGCTTTTTCACTTCTAGCTTTAGAGCAAAAAATAATACCTCCCTGTGTGGGATTCCAGGAACCAGAATTTGATTTGAATATAGTAAAAACAGCACAACACAGCCAAATTCAACAGGTGTTGTGTCTGAGTTTTGGTTTTGGTGGACAGAATGCAGCTATAGCTTTAGGAAGAGGGAATGATAATTGGGGTTAG
- a CDS encoding peptidylprolyl isomerase, whose protein sequence is MRLKFSQFLVAFLIIGSLMLGGCSAQEVSLNSSPASTAVETTTTTEATSVSETTSESNSGMTNSLPRLEGKATVVITVKGSPITVEVDGTNAPITAGNFIDLVQKGVYDNTVFHRVVRQPQPFVVQGGDPQSKDPQSSQQLWGTGGYIDPKSGTERRIPLEIKPKGEAEPLYSKTFESARVTVAPELQHKQGALAMARSQQPDSASSQFYFALADLGFLDGNYAVFGQVTQGFDVVNKIQQGDRIDSAKVTQGAENLKVPQ, encoded by the coding sequence ATGCGGTTAAAATTTTCACAATTCTTGGTTGCATTTTTAATAATCGGCTCCCTGATGTTGGGAGGTTGTTCTGCACAGGAGGTTAGCCTTAACTCTTCTCCAGCTTCTACAGCAGTTGAGACAACCACCACTACTGAAGCAACATCTGTCTCTGAAACAACTAGTGAGAGTAATTCGGGAATGACAAATTCTTTACCACGCCTCGAAGGCAAAGCTACTGTGGTAATTACAGTTAAAGGGTCACCAATTACTGTCGAGGTAGACGGTACTAATGCCCCCATCACAGCTGGCAATTTCATTGATTTAGTTCAAAAAGGTGTTTACGATAACACCGTTTTTCATCGGGTTGTCCGTCAGCCTCAACCCTTTGTAGTGCAAGGCGGCGACCCTCAAAGTAAAGACCCACAAAGTTCTCAACAACTCTGGGGAACTGGTGGTTATATTGACCCAAAAAGTGGCACCGAACGCCGTATTCCCTTAGAAATTAAACCCAAAGGAGAGGCGGAACCACTTTATAGCAAAACATTCGAGTCTGCTAGAGTGACAGTAGCACCTGAGTTACAGCATAAACAAGGGGCGTTAGCAATGGCGCGATCGCAACAACCAGATTCGGCATCTTCGCAGTTTTACTTTGCTCTAGCTGATTTGGGATTCCTCGACGGTAACTATGCTGTATTTGGTCAAGTTACTCAAGGCTTTGACGTAGTGAACAAAATTCAGCAAGGCGATCGCATCGACTCGGCTAAAGTTACTCAAGGTGCTGAGAACTTGAAAGTTCCTCAATAG
- a CDS encoding photosystem I assembly protein Ycf4 has protein sequence MTASTTINKGDSPNGDSSASSVLHQKVLGSRRFSNYWWASIVTLGASGFFLAGISSYLRVNLLIVTDPTQLIFVPQGLVMGLYGTAGLLLASYLWLVILWDLGGGYNDFNRETGNIKIFRWGFPGKNRKIEIGSRIQDIQSVRVDIKEGLNPRRALYLRVKGRRDIPLTRVGQPLSLAELETQGAQLARFLGVPLEGL, from the coding sequence ATGACGGCATCAACAACAATTAACAAAGGCGATTCACCTAACGGTGACAGTTCCGCTTCCAGCGTCCTCCATCAAAAAGTTCTCGGTTCTCGTCGATTCAGTAACTACTGGTGGGCAAGTATTGTTACGTTGGGAGCATCGGGCTTTTTTTTGGCAGGCATATCCAGTTACTTAAGAGTTAATTTACTCATAGTTACCGACCCAACTCAACTGATATTTGTACCTCAAGGGTTGGTAATGGGTCTATATGGCACTGCTGGCTTGCTTTTAGCGTCGTATTTGTGGCTGGTTATCCTCTGGGACTTAGGCGGCGGCTACAACGATTTCAATCGAGAAACCGGGAATATTAAAATATTTCGTTGGGGATTTCCTGGTAAAAACCGTAAGATTGAAATTGGCAGTCGTATACAAGATATACAGTCTGTACGTGTAGATATCAAGGAAGGCTTGAATCCTCGCCGCGCGTTATATCTACGCGTTAAAGGTCGCCGAGATATACCATTGACTAGAGTCGGTCAACCTTTATCTTTGGCGGAATTAGAAACTCAAGGCGCTCAGTTAGCCCGCTTTTTAGGAGTACCCTTGGAAGGTCTTTAA
- the psbD gene encoding photosystem II D2 protein (photosystem q(a) protein) — MTIAVGRAPSRGWFDVLDDWLKRDRFVFVGWSGILLFPCAFLALGGWLTGTTFVTSWYTHGLASSYLEGANFLTVAVSSPADSMGHSLLLLWGPEAQGDLTRWFQLGGLWPFVALHGAFGLIGFMLRQFEIARLVGIRPYNALAFSAPIAVFVSVFLMYPLGQSSWFFAPSFGVAAIFRFLLFLQGFHNWTLNPFHMMGVAGVLGGALLCAIHGATVENTLFEDGEGANTFRAFNPTQSEETYSMVTANRFWSQIFGIAFSNKRWLHFFMLFVPVTGLWMSAVGIVGLALNLRAYDFVSQELRAAEDPEFETFYTKNILLNEGIRAWMAPQDQPHEKFVFPEEVLPRGNAL, encoded by the coding sequence ATGACCATCGCAGTAGGACGGGCCCCCAGTAGAGGGTGGTTTGACGTACTAGACGACTGGTTAAAGCGCGATCGCTTCGTATTCGTAGGCTGGTCAGGGATATTATTATTTCCTTGCGCCTTCCTAGCACTAGGCGGTTGGCTAACCGGTACAACATTTGTAACGTCGTGGTACACCCACGGACTAGCATCATCCTACCTGGAAGGAGCAAACTTCCTGACAGTAGCAGTATCCAGCCCAGCAGACAGCATGGGACACTCCCTGTTGTTGTTATGGGGGCCAGAAGCCCAAGGCGACTTGACCCGTTGGTTTCAGCTAGGAGGGTTATGGCCATTCGTAGCCCTACACGGAGCCTTTGGATTAATCGGGTTCATGCTACGTCAATTTGAAATTGCGCGGCTAGTAGGAATTAGACCCTACAACGCACTAGCATTTTCAGCCCCCATCGCGGTATTCGTCAGCGTATTCCTGATGTACCCCTTGGGACAATCTTCCTGGTTCTTCGCACCCAGCTTCGGAGTAGCAGCAATCTTCAGATTCTTGTTATTCCTCCAAGGGTTCCACAACTGGACACTCAACCCCTTCCACATGATGGGAGTAGCTGGTGTACTAGGTGGAGCGTTACTGTGTGCCATCCACGGTGCCACAGTAGAAAACACCTTGTTTGAAGACGGCGAAGGCGCAAACACCTTCCGTGCCTTCAACCCCACCCAATCAGAAGAAACCTATTCAATGGTGACAGCCAACCGATTCTGGTCACAGATATTCGGGATTGCGTTCTCCAACAAACGCTGGTTGCACTTCTTCATGTTGTTCGTACCCGTAACTGGGTTGTGGATGAGTGCTGTAGGCATCGTCGGTTTAGCATTAAACCTCCGGGCTTATGACTTCGTTTCCCAAGAACTACGGGCAGCAGAAGACCCAGAATTTGAAACCTTCTATACCAAGAACATTTTGTTGAACGAGGGTATCCGCGCTTGGATGGCTCCTCAAGATCAGCCTCACGAAAAATTTGTATTCCCCGAAGAGGTACTACCACGTGGTAACGCTCTCTAA